A window of Mycolicibacterium madagascariense genomic DNA:
CGGACGCGGCGACGGGCTTCTATCTGCCGCCGACTGCACTGCGGGATCAACGGTTCGCGGAGGTGGCCAGGCACTTCATCTCCTCCGACGGAAAGACGGCGCGGTTCGCGATCGAGTCCGGTTTCGACCCCTACTCCGCCGAGGCGATGAGACTGGACCAGCGCATCACCGGCGTCGCCAGGGCCGCGACGCCCAACACGTCGCTGGCCGACGCCACGGTATCGATGGCGGGATTCCCGGCCATCAACTTCGACGTTCAGCGACTGATGGTGCGGGACTTCCTCCTGCTGGCCATTGCGACCCTCGCCATCGTGGCGCTGATCCTGGGCGTGCTGCTGCAAGCGGTGCTGGCGCCGATCTATCTGTTGGCCACCGTCGTGCTCAACTATGCCGCCGCTCTGGGCATGGGCGTGCTGGTCTTTCAGTACGGTCTGGGTCACGACATCTCCTGGCCCGTCCCGCTGCTGTCGTTCATCATCCTGGTGGCCGTGGGTGCCGACTACAACATGCTGCTCATCTCCCGACTGCGCGAGGAGTCGGCCAACAACATCCGCGTCGGAGTGATGCGCACGGTCGCCAGCACCGGCTCGGTCATCACGTCGGCCGGATTGATCTTCGCCGCAAGCATGTTCGGCCTGATGGTGGGCAGCATCGAGATCATGGTCCAGATGGGCTTCGTCATCGGCTGCGGTCTGTTACTCGACACGTTCGTCGTGCGGACGGTGACCGTGCCCGCCATCGCGACGCTGCTGGGGGAGGCGAGCTGGTGGCCGAAACACCGGTCCTGACGGCCGGATAACGCCGGCCGCGCGGGCCGCGTCAGCCCGCGGTGGCCGAGAAGAGCGCCACGATGCCGTCGAGGTCGTCGACGAGATGGTCATACCCCGCCTCGGCCGGGACGCCGGGTCGAAGGACCAGGGCCGTCCGGTAGCAGTGCTGGGCGGCCGTGTCGAGATCCCACGGGTGCGCCGCGACGAACAGCGTGGTGCGGGGTTCTGCGATGCCGCGGGATGTCAGCCGTTCGTACATGCGCGGGTTCGGCTTGAAGGTCTCGACGTCGTCGGCACTGATCAATTCGGTCCACCGCAGACCGGTCCGGCGCGACATCTCCGCCATGGTGGGAGCGGACCCATTGGTCAGGGCGATCACCGGGCGCTCGGCGCGCAGGGCGTCGATCGCCCGAACCGACTCGGGCCACGGTTCGATGTCGCGGCCGAACAGCGCCGCCGTCGACATCGCCTCGGCCGAGAACGACGCGCCCGCTTCGTCCCGACGAACGATGTCGCGCAACGCCTTCAGGCAGATCGCATCATGCGTCTCCCACCCGGCGCGAGCACCGGCCACCGCACCGATCAGTTCGCTCTCCGCCTCGTCCCACGCCAGGGCGAAGGCGTCGACGGCATCGGCGCTGCGGCCGGCCGACGCGAATAGCGTTGCCGTCGCGCGCTTCCGCGCCTCGTCCTCGTCCACGACCGTGCCGAGCACGTCGAATACGACGACGTCATACGTCATGCCCCAGATTCTAGGCAGGCTCGTGTCCCGACGCCCGGCGGTCCGTCCTCGACGTCGTCGTGG
This region includes:
- a CDS encoding HAD-IA family hydrolase, whose amino-acid sequence is MTYDVVVFDVLGTVVDEDEARKRATATLFASAGRSADAVDAFALAWDEAESELIGAVAGARAGWETHDAICLKALRDIVRRDEAGASFSAEAMSTAALFGRDIEPWPESVRAIDALRAERPVIALTNGSAPTMAEMSRRTGLRWTELISADDVETFKPNPRMYERLTSRGIAEPRTTLFVAAHPWDLDTAAQHCYRTALVLRPGVPAEAGYDHLVDDLDGIVALFSATAG